From a region of the Arachis ipaensis cultivar K30076 chromosome B09, Araip1.1, whole genome shotgun sequence genome:
- the LOC107614765 gene encoding receptor-like protein kinase At3g21340: protein MLGWRHNPIKESELENKQREYSFNEVVNMTNNFDRILGRGGFGTVYHGFIEDIEVAVKMLSLSSVQGYQQFIAEVKLLMRVHHRNLTSLIGYCNEETNIGLIYEYMKNGDLDEHLSGKNNRGKSLNWEDRLPIAVDAAQGLEYLHNGCKPPIIHRDVKCPNILLNENFHAKLADFGLSKCFAAEGDTHVSTIVAGTPGYLDPEYTTSNRLTEKSDVYSFGVVLLRIITGQSVIIIKKDTTHHIIERVNSMIAEGDITKVVDSRLQGDFDNNSAWKAVEIAMASVSSTSVKRPYMRDVVTQLKDCLAAELARKHNICNLQNEDSVEEFSVNLISTDMTPSAR from the exons ATGCTTGGGTGGCGTCATAATCCAATTAAGGAGTCAGAATTGGAAAATAAGCAACGAGAGTATTCATTTAATGAGGTGGTTAATATGACCAACAATTTTGATAGGATTCTTGGCAGAGGTGGATTCGGAACAGTTTACCATGGCTTTATTGAGGACATTGAAGTGGCTGTTAAGATGCTTTCATTATCATCAGTGCAAGGATATCAACAATTTATTGCAGAG GTTAAACTTCTAATGAGGGTGCATCACCGAAATCTGACTTCTCTTATTGGTTATTGCAACGAAGAAACTAACATAGGACTCATTTATGAATACATGAAAAATGGAGATTTAGATGAACATCTTTCAG GAAAAAACAATAGGGGGAAGTCTTTGAACTGGGAAGATAGACTTCCAATAGCAGTAGATGCAGCCCAAG GATTGGAATATCTGCATAATGGTTGTAAGCCACCTATAATTCACAGAGATGTGAAATGTCCAAATATTCTATTAAATGAAAACTTCCATGCCAAACTCGCTGATTTTGGATTATCCAAATGTTTTGCGGCTGAGGGCGATACACATGTGTCAACCATTGTGGCCGGAACTCCAGGCTACCTAGATCCTGA GTACACAACATCAAACAGATTGACAGAAAAAAGTGATGTGTATAGTTTTGGAGTAGTTCTTTTAAGGATAATTACAGGTCAATCGGTGATAATAATAAAGAAAGACACGACTCATCATATAATTGAACGGGTTAATTCTATGATTGCTGAAGGGGACATAACAAAAGTTGTTGACTCAAGGTTACAAGGAGATTTTGACAATAACTCTGCATGGAAAGCGGTTGAAATAGCAATGGCCTCTGTATCTTCCACTTCAGTGAAAAGGCCATACATGAGAGATGTAGTGACACAGTTGAAGGACTGTTTGGCTGCAGAGTTAGCCCGAAAACATAATATTTGTAACCTTCAAAATGAAGATTCAGTTGAAGAGTTCAGTGTGAATTTAATTAGTACTGATATGACTCCATCAGCTAGATAG